The Lentimicrobiaceae bacterium genome has a window encoding:
- a CDS encoding HD domain-containing protein, with protein MISHKPSTLKLFNDPVHGFITVKDKFVLNLIDHPYLQRLRRISQLGVANLVYPGALHTRFHHTLGAMYLMQMALDVIIAKGNDISSEDYRAAMLAILLHDVGHGPLSHNLEHAFLPNLSHEDISVLFIKKLNKQYDGELDEALTVFEDKAELPFLHQLVSGQLDTDRLDYIKRDSFFTGVSEGQISTDRIVKMMNISDNNLVIELKGIYSIEKFIVARRLMYWQVYYHKTVLAAQTMMSNIFDRARFLLSQNYSIDAPSNMLFFLKNNFSFDEVQDNDEILNKFALLDDNDVYQALKIWSTCNDYVLRELSSGLLSRRLFRVEIFGDSETETANERIKKIKQKLNMISSDVIDSFCGINKISNSAYKLDETGIPIIDKKGKVSDMSELSDMLNIPIYNHTVTKSYLYYPKWLVD; from the coding sequence ATGATTTCCCACAAACCAAGTACATTAAAACTGTTTAACGATCCGGTACATGGCTTTATAACAGTAAAAGATAAATTTGTTTTAAATCTGATAGACCATCCGTATTTGCAACGTTTGCGAAGGATATCGCAGTTGGGAGTTGCCAATTTGGTGTATCCTGGAGCTTTGCACACCAGATTTCATCATACATTGGGAGCAATGTATTTAATGCAAATGGCTTTAGATGTTATTATTGCAAAAGGCAACGATATTAGCAGCGAAGACTACAGAGCAGCCATGTTGGCTATTTTGTTGCACGATGTCGGACACGGACCTTTATCGCATAATTTGGAACATGCTTTTTTGCCAAATCTGAGCCACGAAGATATTAGTGTTTTGTTTATAAAAAAGCTTAACAAGCAATACGACGGCGAGTTAGACGAGGCTTTAACGGTGTTTGAAGATAAGGCAGAATTGCCTTTTTTGCATCAGTTGGTTTCCGGACAGCTTGATACTGATAGGTTAGACTACATTAAACGCGATAGCTTTTTTACAGGCGTCAGCGAAGGACAAATAAGTACCGACAGAATTGTAAAAATGATGAATATCAGCGATAATAATTTAGTTATAGAACTGAAAGGTATTTACTCTATAGAAAAATTCATTGTCGCACGCCGATTGATGTATTGGCAGGTGTATTATCATAAAACAGTTTTGGCTGCTCAAACAATGATGTCAAATATTTTTGACAGAGCGAGGTTTTTGCTTTCTCAAAACTATAGTATTGATGCGCCTTCCAACATGCTTTTCTTTTTGAAAAACAATTTCAGTTTCGACGAAGTGCAAGATAACGACGAAATATTAAATAAATTTGCTTTGCTAGACGATAATGATGTATATCAGGCACTGAAAATATGGAGCACATGTAACGATTACGTTCTGAGAGAGTTAAGCTCAGGGTTGCTCAGCAGAAGACTTTTTAGAGTTGAAATTTTTGGTGATAGCGAAACCGAAACGGCAAATGAACGAATCAAAAAGATTAAGCAAAAGCTTAATATGATTAGCAGCGATGTTATTGATAGTTTTTGCGGAATAAATAAGATATCAAACAGTGCTTATAAGCTCGATGAAACAGGAATACCTATTATCGACAAAAAAGGAAAAGTGTCGGATATGAGCGAACTTTCAGATATGCTTAACATTCCTATTTACAATCATACCGTTACAAAAAGTTATTTGTATTACCCCAAGTGGTTAGTTGATTAA